Proteins found in one Amycolatopsis aidingensis genomic segment:
- a CDS encoding TIGR03621 family F420-dependent LLM class oxidoreductase, with protein sequence MRRFRFGVSLRTIGSPAEWYAKCLRAEELGYDVVAVSDHLGPGRPAPFPAFAAAAAVTERVRFVPFVLNVPFYNPTLLAREVRTTAELTGGRLDLGVGAGHMKSEFEDAGLPWWPAAERIDFLERALAELRSRFAEEDAPAPPLLIAGNSDGMLSLAARHATIAGFSGLRQVPGHPPGTFRLATAAELAERVAFLHEQAGERVAEIEPNLLVQHVLRTEDPRAGLESWAAQIPQLGLGPEELLAAPQLLAGEPARMADLLRERRERYGFSYLTVFEPAMEDFASVIRELAGE encoded by the coding sequence ATGCGACGGTTTCGGTTCGGGGTAAGCCTGCGCACGATCGGCAGCCCCGCGGAGTGGTACGCGAAATGCCTCCGGGCGGAGGAGCTCGGCTACGACGTCGTCGCCGTATCCGATCACCTCGGCCCCGGCAGGCCCGCCCCGTTTCCGGCGTTCGCCGCCGCGGCCGCGGTGACCGAACGAGTCCGGTTCGTGCCGTTCGTACTGAATGTGCCGTTCTACAACCCGACGCTGCTGGCCAGGGAGGTCCGCACCACGGCGGAACTCACCGGCGGGCGGCTCGATCTGGGTGTCGGCGCCGGGCACATGAAATCGGAGTTCGAGGACGCGGGCCTGCCATGGTGGCCTGCCGCCGAGCGCATCGACTTCCTCGAACGAGCACTGGCGGAGCTGCGGAGCCGGTTCGCCGAGGAGGACGCCCCCGCTCCCCCGCTGCTGATCGCGGGCAACAGCGACGGGATGCTCAGCCTGGCCGCCCGGCACGCCACGATCGCCGGATTCAGCGGACTGCGCCAGGTGCCCGGCCACCCACCCGGCACCTTCCGGCTGGCCACCGCGGCGGAGCTGGCCGAGCGCGTGGCCTTCTTGCACGAGCAGGCAGGCGAGCGTGTGGCGGAGATCGAGCCGAACCTGCTGGTCCAGCACGTGCTGCGGACCGAGGACCCGCGAGCGGGCCTGGAAAGCTGGGCGGCGCAGATCCCGCAGCTGGGCCTCGGCCCGGAGGAACTGCTCGCCGCGCCCCAGCTGCTGGCCGGCGAGCCTGCCAGGATGGCCGACCTGCTGCGGGAACGCCGGGAGCGCTACGGCTTCAGCTACCTGACCGTGTTCGAACCGGCGATGGAGGACTTCGCCTCGGTCATCCGCGAACTGGCCGGCGAGTAA
- a CDS encoding ribose-phosphate diphosphokinase, which yields MSPKSGTPKKNLMLFSGRAHPELADEVAKHLGVTVTPQTAHNFANGEIFVRYQESVRGSDAFVIQSHCTPINEWVMEQLIMVDALKRGSAKRITVIMPFYPYARQDKKHKGREPISARLVADLFKTAGADRILTVDLHTAQIQGFFDGPVDHLLAQTVLADHITATYGKADITVVSPDSGRVRLAEKWAQQLGDRPIAFIHKTRDPEQPNQAVANRVVGHVQGRLCVLIDDMIDTGGTIVKATEALLDAGASDVVIASTHGILSDPATERLANCKAREVIVTNTLPIPEEKRFPKMTVLSIAPLLARAIQEVFEDGSVTSLFDGSA from the coding sequence ATGAGCCCAAAGTCCGGTACACCGAAGAAAAACCTGATGCTGTTCTCCGGGCGAGCGCACCCCGAGCTGGCCGACGAGGTGGCCAAGCACCTCGGCGTCACGGTCACCCCGCAGACCGCGCACAACTTCGCCAATGGCGAGATCTTCGTGCGGTACCAGGAGTCCGTGCGCGGTTCCGATGCGTTCGTGATCCAGAGCCACTGCACCCCGATCAACGAGTGGGTGATGGAACAGCTGATCATGGTGGACGCGCTCAAGCGCGGTAGCGCCAAGCGGATCACCGTGATCATGCCGTTCTACCCGTACGCGCGGCAGGACAAGAAGCACAAGGGCCGCGAGCCCATCTCGGCGCGGCTGGTCGCCGACCTGTTCAAGACCGCTGGCGCGGACCGGATCCTCACCGTGGACCTGCACACCGCGCAGATCCAGGGCTTCTTCGACGGCCCGGTGGACCACCTGCTCGCGCAGACGGTGCTGGCCGACCACATCACCGCGACCTACGGCAAGGCCGACATCACGGTCGTCTCCCCGGACTCCGGCCGGGTGCGGCTGGCCGAGAAGTGGGCACAGCAGCTCGGCGACCGGCCGATCGCGTTCATCCACAAGACCCGCGACCCCGAGCAGCCGAACCAGGCCGTGGCCAACCGGGTGGTCGGCCACGTGCAGGGCAGGCTGTGCGTGCTGATCGACGACATGATCGACACCGGCGGCACGATCGTGAAGGCCACCGAGGCCCTGCTCGACGCCGGCGCCTCGGACGTGGTGATCGCCTCCACGCACGGGATCCTCTCCGACCCGGCCACCGAGCGGCTGGCCAACTGCAAGGCCCGCGAGGTGATCGTCACCAACACGCTGCCGATCCCGGAGGAGAAGCGGTTCCCGAAGATGACCGTGCTGTCCATCGCGCCACTGCTGGCCCGCGCGATCCAGGAGGTCTTCGAGGACGGCTCCGTCACCAGCCTCTTCGACGGCAGCGCCTGA
- the glmU gene encoding bifunctional UDP-N-acetylglucosamine diphosphorylase/glucosamine-1-phosphate N-acetyltransferase GlmU produces MTGPLSTLILAAGEGTRMRSATPKVLHPIAGRSLVEHAVRAAAGLSPEHLLVVVGHGREAVTEQLDQVGKALGRPVSTAVQESQRGTGHAVSCALAELPADLTGTVLVSYGDTPLLDTATLTELLAEHRDSGNAVTVLTAVVAEPSGYGRIVRDATGAVTGIVEHKDATQEQLSITEINSGVYAFDAAVLADALSRLSTDNAQGELYLTDVLGIARDDGRKAGALVVDDPWLTEGVNDRVQLATVGAELNRRLVRHWQRAGVTVVDPATTWLDAGVTLARDVTIAPGVQLHGGTTVGEGATIGPDTTLTDVTVGAGASVVRTHGSGAVLGAGCSVGPFAYLRPGTRLGDEGKIGTFVETKKADIGKGTKVPHLTYVGDATIGEYSNIGASSVFVNYDGERKQHTTIGSHVRTGSDNMFVAPVTVGDGAYSGAGTVVRRNVPPGALAVSGGPQRNIEGWVARRRPGSSAAEAAEAALAAQQEDQHNQGHLENAADDGESQQ; encoded by the coding sequence GTGACCGGCCCGTTGAGCACGTTGATCCTCGCCGCCGGTGAGGGCACCCGGATGCGTTCCGCCACCCCGAAGGTGCTGCACCCGATCGCGGGGCGGTCGCTGGTCGAGCACGCCGTGCGCGCCGCGGCCGGGCTGAGCCCCGAGCACCTGCTGGTGGTGGTCGGGCACGGGCGCGAGGCGGTCACCGAGCAGCTGGACCAGGTGGGCAAGGCGCTCGGACGGCCGGTGTCCACCGCGGTGCAGGAAAGCCAGCGCGGCACCGGGCACGCGGTGTCCTGCGCGCTCGCCGAACTGCCCGCCGACCTCACCGGAACCGTGCTGGTCAGCTACGGGGACACCCCGCTGCTGGACACCGCAACGCTCACCGAACTGCTTGCCGAGCACCGGGACAGCGGCAACGCGGTCACCGTGCTCACCGCGGTGGTCGCGGAACCCTCCGGCTACGGGCGGATCGTCCGGGACGCCACCGGTGCGGTGACCGGGATCGTGGAGCACAAGGACGCGACCCAGGAGCAGCTGAGCATCACCGAGATCAACTCCGGGGTGTACGCCTTCGACGCCGCGGTGCTCGCCGACGCGCTCTCCCGGCTCTCCACCGACAACGCGCAGGGTGAGCTGTACCTGACCGACGTGCTCGGGATCGCCCGTGACGACGGCAGGAAGGCGGGCGCGCTGGTGGTGGACGACCCGTGGCTGACCGAGGGGGTGAACGACCGGGTCCAGCTGGCCACGGTCGGCGCCGAGCTGAACCGGCGGCTCGTGCGGCACTGGCAGCGCGCCGGGGTCACCGTGGTCGACCCCGCGACCACCTGGCTGGACGCCGGGGTGACCCTGGCCCGCGACGTCACCATCGCACCGGGGGTGCAGCTGCACGGCGGCACGACCGTCGGCGAGGGCGCCACCATCGGCCCGGACACCACGCTCACCGATGTCACGGTCGGTGCGGGGGCCAGCGTGGTCCGCACCCACGGGTCCGGGGCAGTGCTGGGAGCGGGCTGCTCGGTCGGGCCGTTCGCCTATCTGCGGCCGGGCACCCGGCTCGGGGACGAAGGGAAGATCGGCACCTTCGTGGAGACGAAGAAGGCCGATATCGGCAAGGGCACCAAGGTGCCGCACCTGACCTACGTCGGGGACGCGACCATCGGCGAGTACAGCAACATCGGCGCTTCCAGCGTCTTCGTCAACTACGACGGGGAGCGCAAGCAGCACACCACGATCGGTTCGCATGTCCGAACCGGATCGGACAACATGTTCGTAGCGCCGGTCACCGTCGGTGATGGTGCCTACAGCGGGGCAGGGACGGTGGTGCGGCGGAACGTGCCGCCGGGAGCGCTGGCAGTCTCAGGGGGTCCGCAGCGCAATATCGAGGGCTGGGTCGCGCGGCGCAGGCCGGGCAGCTCAGCGGCGGAGGCTGCCGAGGCCGCCCTCGCCGCACAGCAGGAAGATCAGCACAACCAGGGGCACCTGGAGAACGCAGCAGACGACGGGGAGTCGCAACAATGA
- a CDS encoding GGDEF domain-containing protein, which translates to MSDAWLLGRARELIAAVQRSDRGEQLSVIATLDEMLEEAQRRGEPVLVAQLLRAAALARLVTKGLATEAEPRLDEMLAHTRRHGLALLRSDAHALRGRLLVLAGQEDAALTEIARALAILDDAATPDLQLGRRAWDRLLSSALIDCWIVLNQLGVYEAAEEVISRAHQAIRDSAGPHEITLQLINRIKMLLGWGLRLERVGRYDEAGEKFRTAASMAIAVEAPFAESLFPRRAGIAAVDQVGVLAAALALAAPSAAHIDRLRELLSTDGWPHEHVIVTIALARCLDNDGRRAEAVDTLHTTRHMHAEDNSQPSMRLNLMRELARLGETEPGQAGQPADGGGTGEAEGRIEVAGKPGGLLADYAGALEAELWSLRESQIATLNTRREHERLSAEHGAITQQALQDPLTGLPNRRALDERLRTLAGTATSQPLAVALVDLDGFKDVNDRHSHAEGDDVLRVVASTLRDALRGDDLVARYGGDEFIALLPGAPVSAAKQALGRAVSAVAALPHHLSHGVTLSVGLVSLRPQERAEQVLSRADAAMYQAKRRGGNQVASATLGAGEDEGEPPEYEAETDPTWGLEDHT; encoded by the coding sequence ATGTCCGATGCCTGGCTGCTCGGTCGTGCCCGCGAACTGATCGCCGCCGTCCAGCGCAGCGACCGGGGCGAGCAGCTGTCGGTGATCGCCACCCTGGACGAGATGCTGGAGGAGGCCCAGCGCCGTGGCGAGCCGGTGCTCGTCGCGCAGCTGCTGCGCGCCGCCGCGCTCGCCAGGCTGGTCACCAAGGGCCTCGCGACCGAGGCCGAGCCCCGGCTGGACGAGATGCTCGCGCACACCCGCAGGCACGGGCTGGCGCTGCTGCGCTCGGACGCGCACGCCCTGCGCGGCAGGCTGCTGGTGCTGGCCGGGCAGGAGGACGCCGCACTCACCGAGATCGCACGGGCACTGGCCATCCTGGACGACGCCGCCACCCCGGACCTGCAACTGGGCCGCAGGGCATGGGACCGGCTGCTGTCCTCTGCACTGATCGACTGCTGGATCGTGCTCAACCAGCTCGGCGTGTACGAGGCGGCCGAGGAGGTGATCTCCCGCGCGCACCAGGCGATCCGGGACAGCGCGGGCCCGCACGAGATCACCCTGCAACTGATCAACCGGATCAAGATGCTACTCGGCTGGGGGCTGCGGCTGGAGCGCGTCGGGCGCTACGACGAGGCGGGTGAGAAGTTCCGCACGGCCGCCTCGATGGCCATCGCGGTGGAGGCGCCGTTCGCCGAGTCGCTGTTCCCCCGCCGGGCCGGGATCGCCGCCGTCGACCAGGTCGGGGTGCTGGCTGCCGCGCTGGCGCTGGCCGCACCGAGCGCCGCGCATATCGACCGGCTGCGGGAGCTGCTGAGCACGGACGGCTGGCCGCACGAGCATGTGATCGTGACCATCGCGCTGGCCCGCTGCCTGGACAACGACGGCCGCCGCGCGGAAGCGGTGGATACCCTGCACACCACCCGGCATATGCACGCCGAGGACAACTCGCAGCCCTCGATGCGGCTCAACCTGATGCGCGAGCTGGCCCGGCTCGGCGAGACCGAGCCGGGGCAGGCCGGGCAGCCTGCCGATGGCGGGGGAACCGGGGAGGCCGAGGGCCGGATCGAGGTGGCAGGCAAGCCGGGCGGCCTGCTCGCCGACTACGCTGGCGCGCTGGAGGCCGAGCTGTGGTCGCTGCGCGAGTCGCAGATCGCCACCCTGAACACGCGCCGCGAGCACGAGCGGCTCTCCGCCGAACACGGCGCGATCACCCAGCAGGCCCTGCAGGACCCGCTGACCGGCCTGCCCAACCGGCGGGCACTGGACGAGCGGCTGCGCACCCTCGCGGGCACGGCCACCTCCCAGCCGCTCGCCGTGGCACTGGTCGACCTGGACGGCTTCAAGGACGTGAACGACCGGCATTCCCATGCCGAGGGCGATGACGTGCTGCGGGTGGTGGCCAGCACGCTCCGGGATGCGCTGCGCGGGGACGACCTGGTGGCCCGGTACGGCGGGGACGAGTTCATCGCCCTGCTGCCGGGTGCGCCGGTCTCTGCCGCCAAGCAGGCACTGGGCCGGGCGGTCAGTGCCGTTGCCGCGCTGCCGCACCATCTTTCACACGGAGTCACGCTTTCCGTCGGCCTGGTCTCGCTGCGCCCGCAGGAACGCGCCGAGCAGGTCCTCTCCCGGGCCGACGCGGCCATGTACCAGGCAAAGCGCCGCGGTGGTAACCAGGTGGCCTCGGCCACCCTCGGCGCGGGCGAGGACGAGGGCGAACCGCCTGAGTACGAAGCCGAGACCGACCCGACGTGGGGCTTGGAAGACCACACGTAG
- a CDS encoding acyl-CoA desaturase: MTATLDRSANTGEQPSGGGKKPILSGRRSMPVHVTVYLGVLVPLLALAAAVPFAWGWGLTWVDVGIFVAFYCFSGLGITVAFHRHFTHGSFKAKRWLRVLMAIAGSMAVQGPLITWVADHRRHHAFSDREGDPHSPWLFGTGPVAIAKGFWHAHMGWLFERDTSNVQRFAPDLVKDPALNRVDRLFWLWTALSLVLPGVFGALLTWSVWGGVTAFFWAGLVRVCVLHHVTWSVNSICHMIGERPFTARDRSANFWPLAIFSFGESWHNLHHADPTSARHGVRRGQIDISARLIWLFEKFGWAYNVRWPTAQRLARLSTPSA, from the coding sequence ATGACGGCCACGCTCGACCGTTCCGCCAACACTGGGGAGCAGCCATCCGGTGGCGGTAAGAAGCCGATACTCAGCGGCCGCCGCTCGATGCCCGTGCACGTGACCGTGTACCTCGGGGTGCTCGTGCCGCTGCTGGCCCTCGCCGCGGCCGTCCCCTTCGCCTGGGGATGGGGGCTGACCTGGGTCGACGTCGGCATCTTCGTGGCGTTCTACTGCTTCTCCGGGCTGGGGATCACGGTGGCCTTCCACCGGCACTTCACGCACGGCTCGTTCAAGGCCAAGCGCTGGCTGCGGGTGCTGATGGCGATCGCGGGCAGTATGGCCGTCCAGGGTCCGCTGATCACCTGGGTGGCCGACCACCGGCGGCACCACGCCTTCTCCGACCGGGAAGGCGACCCGCACTCGCCCTGGCTGTTCGGCACCGGCCCGGTCGCGATCGCCAAGGGCTTCTGGCACGCGCATATGGGCTGGCTGTTCGAACGGGACACCAGCAATGTGCAGCGGTTCGCGCCCGACCTGGTCAAGGACCCCGCACTGAACCGGGTCGACCGGCTGTTCTGGCTGTGGACGGCGCTCAGCCTGGTACTGCCCGGGGTGTTCGGCGCGCTGCTCACCTGGTCGGTATGGGGCGGGGTGACCGCGTTCTTCTGGGCCGGCCTGGTCCGGGTCTGCGTGCTGCACCACGTCACCTGGTCGGTGAACTCGATCTGCCACATGATCGGCGAACGCCCGTTCACCGCCCGCGACCGCTCGGCGAACTTCTGGCCGCTGGCGATCTTCTCCTTCGGTGAGTCCTGGCACAACCTGCATCACGCCGACCCCACCTCGGCCCGGCACGGGGTGCGGCGTGGCCAGATCGACATCTCGGCGCGGCTCATCTGGCTGTTCGAGAAGTTCGGCTGGGCCTACAACGTCCGCTGGCCGACCGCGCAGCGGCTGGCCAGGCTGTCCACCCCGTCCGCCTAG
- a CDS encoding TetR/AcrR family transcriptional regulator: MSGTERRQQLLNVARELFAEKGFDGASVEEIAHRANVSKPVVYEHFGGKEGIYAVVVDRETQLLLDRMVSTLHGGHPRAMLEQAAVALLSYVEESHDGFRILVRDSPVASSTGTFSTLLNDIAGQVEHILGKQFAARGYDDKLAALYAQALVGMVALTGQWWLDARKPKRDEVAAHLVNLAWNGLSHLEHKPRLHVQ, encoded by the coding sequence ATGAGCGGGACCGAACGCAGGCAGCAGTTGCTCAACGTGGCCAGGGAGCTGTTCGCCGAGAAGGGCTTCGACGGGGCCTCGGTCGAGGAGATCGCGCACCGGGCGAACGTCTCCAAGCCCGTGGTGTACGAGCACTTCGGCGGCAAGGAGGGGATCTACGCGGTCGTCGTCGACCGGGAGACCCAGCTGCTGCTGGACCGGATGGTGTCCACCCTGCACGGTGGCCATCCGCGGGCGATGCTCGAGCAGGCGGCGGTGGCGCTGCTGTCCTACGTCGAGGAGTCCCACGACGGCTTCCGCATCCTGGTGCGCGATTCCCCGGTGGCCAGCTCGACCGGCACCTTCTCCACCCTGCTCAACGACATCGCCGGGCAGGTGGAGCACATCCTCGGCAAGCAGTTCGCCGCCCGTGGCTACGACGACAAGCTGGCCGCCCTGTATGCGCAGGCGCTGGTCGGCATGGTCGCGCTGACCGGCCAGTGGTGGCTGGACGCGCGCAAGCCCAAGCGGGACGAGGTCGCCGCGCACCTGGTCAACCTCGCCTGGAACGGCCTCTCCCACCTGGAGCACAAGCCCCGCCTGCACGTTCAGTGA
- a CDS encoding cytochrome c biogenesis CcdA family protein has translation MNLDTLGFALAAGMVATVNPCGFAMLPAYLTLVVAGDGTEDGAADAGRQARTAAIGRALAATATMAVGFLVVFGAFGLVVAPLASSVQQYLPAVTVVIGLALVALGGWMLAGKEITLLLPKPGKGAPTARLGSMLGYGFAYAIASLSCTIGPFLAVTASTFRTGSVTEGVTAYLAYGLGMTLVVGVLAVAVALARSAVATGARRILPYVNRIGGGLLVLAGLYVGYYGVHELRLFHGGGSAEDPIVDAAGEIQSVLASWVDTIGAIPLLLALAALVTLGITLGRTRRKSRR, from the coding sequence ATGAATCTGGACACGCTCGGCTTCGCCCTCGCGGCGGGCATGGTGGCGACGGTGAACCCGTGCGGGTTCGCCATGCTGCCCGCCTACCTGACGCTGGTGGTCGCCGGGGACGGCACCGAGGACGGCGCGGCGGATGCCGGCAGGCAGGCCCGCACCGCCGCGATCGGCAGGGCACTCGCCGCGACCGCGACCATGGCGGTCGGCTTCCTGGTCGTGTTCGGCGCCTTCGGCCTGGTGGTCGCGCCGCTGGCCAGCTCGGTGCAGCAGTACCTGCCGGCGGTGACCGTGGTGATCGGCCTCGCGCTGGTGGCGCTTGGTGGCTGGATGCTGGCAGGCAAGGAGATCACCCTGCTGCTGCCGAAACCGGGCAAGGGGGCGCCGACCGCGCGGCTGGGCTCCATGCTCGGCTACGGCTTCGCGTACGCGATCGCCTCGCTGTCCTGCACGATCGGGCCGTTCCTCGCGGTGACCGCATCGACCTTCCGCACCGGTTCGGTGACCGAGGGGGTCACCGCCTACCTCGCCTACGGGCTTGGCATGACCCTGGTCGTCGGAGTGCTCGCCGTGGCCGTCGCGCTGGCCAGGTCGGCGGTGGCCACCGGGGCACGCCGGATCCTGCCCTACGTGAACCGGATCGGCGGCGGCCTGCTGGTGCTGGCCGGGCTGTACGTGGGTTACTACGGGGTGCACGAGCTGCGCCTGTTCCACGGGGGTGGTTCCGCCGAGGACCCCATCGTGGACGCGGCGGGCGAGATCCAGTCGGTGCTGGCCTCCTGGGTGGACACGATCGGCGCGATCCCGCTGCTGCTCGCCCTCGCCGCCCTGGTCACCCTGGGTATCACCCTCGGCCGCACCCGCCGCAAGTCCCGCCGTTGA
- a CDS encoding protein disulfide oxidoreductase, translating to MLRARKAGAVAVSSLAATVLLGCGADQAAQQDPGAAETSATSNTSAAPGSTTGSAPSAEGTTEPAVTVPEQLKFTSTTLEGTEFSGESLAGKPAVLWFWAPWCPKCRAEAPTVAKTASANAGEVTFLGVAAQDSVDKMKEFVGKYGLGGFTHLQDTGAEVWGRFEVTYQPAYAFIGADGSVEVVKNQLSESELTERVGRLAGA from the coding sequence ATGCTTCGCGCGCGCAAGGCCGGTGCGGTGGCCGTCTCCTCGCTCGCCGCCACGGTCCTGCTCGGCTGCGGCGCGGACCAGGCCGCCCAGCAGGACCCGGGCGCCGCCGAGACGTCGGCAACGTCGAACACTTCGGCCGCACCGGGCAGTACGACCGGCTCCGCACCGAGCGCGGAGGGCACGACCGAGCCCGCGGTCACCGTGCCGGAGCAGCTGAAGTTCACCAGCACCACACTGGAGGGGACCGAGTTCTCCGGGGAGAGCCTGGCAGGCAAGCCCGCGGTGCTGTGGTTCTGGGCGCCCTGGTGCCCGAAATGCCGTGCGGAGGCCCCGACCGTGGCGAAGACCGCGAGCGCCAACGCGGGTGAGGTCACCTTCCTCGGCGTCGCCGCGCAGGACTCGGTGGACAAGATGAAGGAGTTCGTCGGCAAGTACGGGCTGGGCGGCTTCACGCACCTGCAGGACACCGGGGCGGAGGTGTGGGGACGGTTCGAGGTCACGTACCAGCCCGCCTACGCCTTCATCGGTGCGGACGGCAGCGTCGAGGTGGTCAAGAACCAGCTGTCGGAGTCCGAGCTGACCGAGCGGGTCGGCCGGCTCGCCGGCGCGTGA
- a CDS encoding MarR family winged helix-turn-helix transcriptional regulator, producing the protein MNDTRGGANSPSSDAVDEIQLAWLRERPGTPVSSIGVITRIWQISKLLEEDRRETMLRLGMDSATRDLLSALRRAGEPYRLTASELAHRMLVTAGAVSQRVARAEKAGLVRRVRSTEDRRGVFIELTAEGHATIERTVDLLLRHEDELLAELSAQDRDQLADLLRALLRSLRRRAGLPDVTGP; encoded by the coding sequence ATGAACGACACTAGGGGCGGCGCGAACAGCCCGTCAAGCGACGCGGTGGACGAGATCCAGCTGGCCTGGCTGCGCGAGCGCCCCGGCACGCCGGTGTCCTCGATCGGTGTGATCACCAGGATCTGGCAGATCAGCAAGCTGCTGGAGGAGGACCGGCGGGAGACGATGCTCCGGCTCGGGATGGATTCGGCGACCAGGGATCTGCTCAGCGCCCTGCGCCGGGCCGGGGAGCCGTACCGGCTGACCGCGAGCGAGCTGGCGCACCGCATGCTGGTGACCGCGGGGGCGGTGTCCCAGCGGGTGGCCCGCGCGGAGAAGGCCGGGCTGGTCCGCAGGGTGCGGTCCACCGAGGACCGCAGGGGCGTGTTCATCGAGCTCACCGCGGAAGGGCACGCCACCATCGAGCGGACCGTGGACCTGTTGCTGCGGCACGAGGACGAGTTGCTCGCCGAGCTGTCCGCGCAGGACCGGGATCAGCTCGCCGACCTGCTGCGCGCGCTGCTGCGTTCGCTGCGCAGGCGGGCCGGGCTGCCGGATGTCACAGGTCCGTAA
- a CDS encoding SDR family NAD(P)-dependent oxidoreductase has protein sequence MEHPRQVLVTGGGTGIGYAVAALFAKSGDHVTITGRREAVLRESATLLGTRYVAFDAADPDAVRAALGELPDRIDVLVNNAGGNTDIGTDAPAGDDLAGIAAAWRSNLDANLLSAVLMTTAVRPRLGEGGRVVTIGSIAARTGAGSYGAAKAAVEAWNAELAAGLGPHGITANVVAPGLVEETEFFGGLLSPQRRARLVEDTFTKRAGIPADVAATVEFLASPGAGHVTGQVLHVNGGAYLGH, from the coding sequence ATGGAGCACCCCAGGCAAGTTCTGGTAACCGGCGGTGGAACGGGGATCGGCTACGCGGTAGCCGCGCTGTTCGCCAAGTCCGGGGACCACGTCACCATTACCGGTCGCAGGGAGGCGGTGTTACGTGAGTCCGCCACTTTGCTGGGGACCCGTTATGTCGCATTCGACGCCGCCGATCCCGATGCCGTACGGGCGGCCCTCGGAGAATTGCCGGACCGGATCGACGTGCTGGTGAACAATGCGGGCGGAAATACCGATATCGGTACGGATGCCCCGGCCGGGGACGATCTCGCCGGGATCGCCGCGGCCTGGCGGTCCAATCTGGACGCCAACCTGCTCAGTGCCGTGCTGATGACCACCGCCGTGCGTCCCCGGCTCGGCGAGGGCGGGCGCGTGGTCACCATCGGTTCCATCGCCGCCCGCACCGGAGCCGGTTCCTATGGCGCGGCCAAGGCCGCGGTGGAGGCGTGGAACGCCGAACTGGCGGCCGGTCTCGGCCCGCACGGGATCACCGCGAACGTGGTGGCCCCCGGCCTGGTCGAGGAGACCGAGTTCTTCGGCGGCCTGCTGAGCCCGCAGCGCCGGGCACGGCTGGTCGAGGACACCTTCACCAAGCGGGCCGGCATCCCGGCCGACGTGGCCGCCACCGTGGAGTTCCTGGCAAGCCCTGGCGCCGGCCACGTCACCGGCCAGGTGCTGCACGTCAACGGCGGCGCCTACCTCGGCCACTGA